One Pseudomonadota bacterium genomic window, ACTATCATCGTTGGTTATTAGTATCCTCATATCATACCGAGATTGGTAGCTTTATAGCCTCATGCACATAGCGTTTAAACTCGGTACCGCGGTGCTCAAAATCAGTAAACTCATCGAAACTCGCACACCCCGGTGTTAGGAGCACCACACCCTGCCCAAGCTGGTCTAAGCTCTCTAGCGCCAGATCGGCTCCGCTGCGCAGGGTTGCCGCTACAATACAGGGGATATGTTGAGCACGGCAGTGACTCGCTAGTAATGGCCCATCCTTACCGAAACATATTAGGGGCTCGATAAAACTACCCTCAGCCTTGATTAAAGCAAGCAGCGGTTCCCATGAACCGGCCTTTGAGAGCCCTCCGATCATAATAATCAATCGATGCTGTGGAAAGTGCCTGCGAACCGTCGAAAGAGCGGCGATAGAGGCCGCAACGGTCGTTGACTTTGAATCATTTATAACAAGCGCTGTATCCATATCTCTGCGAACAACAACCTCAAGGCGGTGCTCAAGGGGCGTAAAGGTATCGAGGCTACTCTGAATTACTTCTGGCACTACGCCGATACGACGAGCGGCAAGGATAGCCGCCGCCATATTGTAGCGGTTGTGTGCGCCAAGCAACGCACTAGATCTGGTTTCATACAGCTCGGTCTTGCCCTCAATACTGACCCGAATAATAGCCCCATCTGGGTTTGACTCGTCAATCGACGCACAGATCGGAGCTCTCTTAGTAAGCTCTGTAAGGGCTGCCCTTCCAAAGAGAGCCAATGTGGCCGAGCAGGAGTTCGCAAGCGACATAACAGCGGGATCATCAGCGTTAACGATCGCGAGATCCTCGCTCGTCTGTAGGCGCATTACCCTACCCTTTGCAGCACCGTAACGCTCAAGGCTACCGTGTCGCTCAAGGTGGTTCTCGCTAAGATTAAGGATAATACTCACGGCGGGCTTAAGCACCGTACAGGCCTCAAGCTGATAGCTCGATGCCTCTACAACAAGCAAAGACCTCTGCCCTACACTCTCCTGATGTAGCTCCTCGTTAGAGATCACCGGTGTTCCTACGTTTCCACATAGATACGAACGCAGCCCGGCTTGACGCAAAATAAAATCAAGCAGCGATACGGTCGTACTCTTACCGTTACTACCGGTAACTACCAAACTTCTGCCACCATGCAGCTCAATCCCGAGTTCTAGCTCTGAAACGTACGGAACTCCAAGGCGGTTGATGGTACCAACCACCGCCGACTCAATCGGCACACCTGGGCTCAGAATAACGAGTCCAACGTCAGCTAGAAGTGGCGCGATACGCTCACCATCTAATCCAAAACAGATCTCTACACCGAGGGCTCGTAGCTCCTGCACCGCATAAGAGAACTTTGATTTAGATAGAAAGAGCTCCTCACTCT contains:
- the murD gene encoding UDP-N-acetylmuramoyl-L-alanine--D-glutamate ligase yields the protein MSFQDKISLLKCSNKKVLVIGLGISGIESARFLRRHELSVRLIERQSEELFLSKSKFSYAVQELRALGVEICFGLDGERIAPLLADVGLVILSPGVPIESAVVGTINRLGVPYVSELELGIELHGGRSLVVTGSNGKSTTVSLLDFILRQAGLRSYLCGNVGTPVISNEELHQESVGQRSLLVVEASSYQLEACTVLKPAVSIILNLSENHLERHGSLERYGAAKGRVMRLQTSEDLAIVNADDPAVMSLANSCSATLALFGRAALTELTKRAPICASIDESNPDGAIIRVSIEGKTELYETRSSALLGAHNRYNMAAAILAARRIGVVPEVIQSSLDTFTPLEHRLEVVVRRDMDTALVINDSKSTTVAASIAALSTVRRHFPQHRLIIMIGGLSKAGSWEPLLALIKAEGSFIEPLICFGKDGPLLASHCRAQHIPCIVAATLRSGADLALESLDQLGQGVVLLTPGCASFDEFTDFEHRGTEFKRYVHEAIKLPISV